In Corythoichthys intestinalis isolate RoL2023-P3 chromosome 4, ASM3026506v1, whole genome shotgun sequence, a genomic segment contains:
- the LOC130914274 gene encoding uncharacterized protein LOC130914274 isoform X1 — protein MTNSLFFLIILVHRMEDLGDFLRQRNVPEETIEALEREKIDASTIQLMADEELKTFLPSYGDRLAVLGFSRRKESGHYNTRKSKLFERLKSKLAKRNSQSYDEGSSTSQEDCTPPNLKKTAQKAMRKIELGWMHYDEQNKSFKKVRATGGGGTRKLSISKDAQKSEIMQQAVELFFPGGKNRLGPLTDFELDLKNYEEVTVDSEISVGQLYTDTKIPLLRFYLTTQRKEKENLLSELRSSASTFERQQMSQNHSSTSFLTSASVAADLSPASFEMVHSDVIYLESTENNSVSLLSMQDGIENSFETSNIVFMGEVSENEPVNLDDTLPVSPTASTTPYSESVKKILVVHRGQVLQELIAQFSDAGLQEADVKIQLVLPDGTPEMGYDEGGVVRDCLSEFWSDFYNQCTTGTSFKVPFLRHDFGEMQWESVGRIISFGWAREKYLPIKIAPVILEQAALGYVKSDIVENFLNYMPEHERVVFETWRSDFKSVDQEDLMEILDNHSCRRLPTEINANDIIHELAHKTLVQEPAYVIEQWTKSLCTSGCNFHDLTTMYEALTPTVRKIVKSLAFPDVLNIQEKAVQKFLTSYLRNADTQHLCWFLRFCTGSDLFLEKNIIISFSKVEGFQRRPVAHTCGCVLELSIHYDSLPDFSAEMNRVLESNVWVMDIV, from the exons ATGActaattcacttttttttttaataattcttGTACACAGGATGGAGGACCTAGGAGACTTCCTGAGACAAAGAAATGTTCCTGAAGAAACAATAGAGGCATTGGAGCGTGAGAAG ATTGACGCCAGCACAATTCAGCTCATGGCAGATGAAGAATTGAAGACCTTTTTACCGTCCTATGGTGATCGTCTCGCAGTGTTAGGATTTAGTAGACGGAAAGAAAGCGGGCATTATAACACACGCAAGTCCAAGCTTTTTGAGCGCCTGAAGAGTAAATTGGCCAAACGAAACTCACAATCTTATGATGAGGGAAGCAGTACAAGCCAGGAGGACTGTACGCCCCCAAATCTGAAGAAAACTGCTCAAAAGGCTATGCGAAAAATAGAACTCGGATGGATGCATTATGATGAACAGAATAAGTCTTTCAAGAAGGTAAGAGCcacaggaggaggaggaacCAGAAAATTAAGCATTTCAAAGGATGCTCAGAAGAGTGAAATAATGCAGCAAGCAGTTGAGTTGTTCTTCCCAGGTGGGAAAAATAGACTGGGGCCTTTAACAGATTTTGAATTGGATCTAAAAAACTATGAAGAGGTCACAGTTGACTCTGAAATCAGTGTTGGACAGTTATACACAGACACAAAAATTCCTCTTCTGCGGTTTTATTTGACAacacaaagaaaagaaaaggagaatttattgagtgaacttcgaagtTCAGCTTCAACTTTTGAAAGACAACAGATGTCTCAGAATCATTCTTCCACTTCTTTTCTCACTTCTGCTTCTGTTGCAGCAGATCTATCACCTGCTTCATTCGAAATGGTCCACTCTGATGTCATATACCTTGAAAGCACTGAAAATAATAGTGTGTCATTACTTTCCATGCAGGATGGAATTGAGAATTCATTTGAGACCAGCAACATTGTATTTATGGGAGAGGTCTCTGAAAATGAGCCCGTGAACTTGGATGACACGCTTCCTGTTTCACCAACAGCATCAACAACGCCATACAGCGAGTCAGTAAAGAAAATACTGGTTGTTCACAGAGGTCAGGTACTACAAGAACTCATAGCTCAGTTCTCTGATGCTGGCCTTCAAGAGGCTGATGTTAAAATTCAGCTTGTACTGCCAGATGGAACACCTGAGATGGGTTATGATGAGGGAGGAGTTGTGAGAGATTGCCTTTCTGAATTCTGGTCAGATTTTTACAATCAGTGCACAACAGGAACATCATTTAAAGTTCCTTTCTTGAGACATGATTTTGGAGAGATGCAGTGGGAAAGTGTTGGCCGAATAATATCTTTTGGATGGGCAAGGGAGAAATACCTTCCCATAAAAATAGCGCCTGTCATATTAGAACAAGCTGCACTGGGATATGTGAAGAGTGATATTGTGGAGAATTTCCTCAATTACATGCCTGAACATGAGCGTGTGGTGTTTGAAACCTGGAGATCGGACTTTAAGAGTGTCGACCAAGAAGATCTTATGGAAATCTTGGACAACCACAGTTGCAGACGGCTCCCAACAGAAATCAATGCAAATGACATCATCCACGAGCTTGCACATAAAACGCTGGTTCAAGAGCCAGCCTATGTCATCGAACAATGGACAAAATCACTTTGCACATCtgggtgcaactttcatgatctCACAACAATGTATGAAGCACTGACACCAACTGTGAGAAAGATTGTTAAGTCCCTCGCATTCCCTGATGTATTGAATATTCAAGAGAAGGCAGTTCAAAAGTTCCTAACCAGTTACTTAAGAAATGCCGATACACAACATCTGTGTTGGTTCCTCAGATTCTGCACAGGATCAGATCTGTTCCTGGAGAAGAACATTATCATAAGCTTTTCCAAAGTGGAAGGTTTTCAGAGAAGACCGGTTGCCCATACATGTGGCTGCGTGCTTGAATTGTCAATCCATTATGACAGCCTACCTGACTTTAGTGCGGAGATGAACAGAGTCCTGGAGTCCAATGTATGGGTAATGGACATAGTTTAA
- the LOC130914274 gene encoding uncharacterized protein LOC130914274 isoform X2: MEDLGDFLRQRNVPEETIEALEREKIDASTIQLMADEELKTFLPSYGDRLAVLGFSRRKESGHYNTRKSKLFERLKSKLAKRNSQSYDEGSSTSQEDCTPPNLKKTAQKAMRKIELGWMHYDEQNKSFKKVRATGGGGTRKLSISKDAQKSEIMQQAVELFFPGGKNRLGPLTDFELDLKNYEEVTVDSEISVGQLYTDTKIPLLRFYLTTQRKEKENLLSELRSSASTFERQQMSQNHSSTSFLTSASVAADLSPASFEMVHSDVIYLESTENNSVSLLSMQDGIENSFETSNIVFMGEVSENEPVNLDDTLPVSPTASTTPYSESVKKILVVHRGQVLQELIAQFSDAGLQEADVKIQLVLPDGTPEMGYDEGGVVRDCLSEFWSDFYNQCTTGTSFKVPFLRHDFGEMQWESVGRIISFGWAREKYLPIKIAPVILEQAALGYVKSDIVENFLNYMPEHERVVFETWRSDFKSVDQEDLMEILDNHSCRRLPTEINANDIIHELAHKTLVQEPAYVIEQWTKSLCTSGCNFHDLTTMYEALTPTVRKIVKSLAFPDVLNIQEKAVQKFLTSYLRNADTQHLCWFLRFCTGSDLFLEKNIIISFSKVEGFQRRPVAHTCGCVLELSIHYDSLPDFSAEMNRVLESNVWVMDIV, encoded by the exons ATGGAGGACCTAGGAGACTTCCTGAGACAAAGAAATGTTCCTGAAGAAACAATAGAGGCATTGGAGCGTGAGAAG ATTGACGCCAGCACAATTCAGCTCATGGCAGATGAAGAATTGAAGACCTTTTTACCGTCCTATGGTGATCGTCTCGCAGTGTTAGGATTTAGTAGACGGAAAGAAAGCGGGCATTATAACACACGCAAGTCCAAGCTTTTTGAGCGCCTGAAGAGTAAATTGGCCAAACGAAACTCACAATCTTATGATGAGGGAAGCAGTACAAGCCAGGAGGACTGTACGCCCCCAAATCTGAAGAAAACTGCTCAAAAGGCTATGCGAAAAATAGAACTCGGATGGATGCATTATGATGAACAGAATAAGTCTTTCAAGAAGGTAAGAGCcacaggaggaggaggaacCAGAAAATTAAGCATTTCAAAGGATGCTCAGAAGAGTGAAATAATGCAGCAAGCAGTTGAGTTGTTCTTCCCAGGTGGGAAAAATAGACTGGGGCCTTTAACAGATTTTGAATTGGATCTAAAAAACTATGAAGAGGTCACAGTTGACTCTGAAATCAGTGTTGGACAGTTATACACAGACACAAAAATTCCTCTTCTGCGGTTTTATTTGACAacacaaagaaaagaaaaggagaatttattgagtgaacttcgaagtTCAGCTTCAACTTTTGAAAGACAACAGATGTCTCAGAATCATTCTTCCACTTCTTTTCTCACTTCTGCTTCTGTTGCAGCAGATCTATCACCTGCTTCATTCGAAATGGTCCACTCTGATGTCATATACCTTGAAAGCACTGAAAATAATAGTGTGTCATTACTTTCCATGCAGGATGGAATTGAGAATTCATTTGAGACCAGCAACATTGTATTTATGGGAGAGGTCTCTGAAAATGAGCCCGTGAACTTGGATGACACGCTTCCTGTTTCACCAACAGCATCAACAACGCCATACAGCGAGTCAGTAAAGAAAATACTGGTTGTTCACAGAGGTCAGGTACTACAAGAACTCATAGCTCAGTTCTCTGATGCTGGCCTTCAAGAGGCTGATGTTAAAATTCAGCTTGTACTGCCAGATGGAACACCTGAGATGGGTTATGATGAGGGAGGAGTTGTGAGAGATTGCCTTTCTGAATTCTGGTCAGATTTTTACAATCAGTGCACAACAGGAACATCATTTAAAGTTCCTTTCTTGAGACATGATTTTGGAGAGATGCAGTGGGAAAGTGTTGGCCGAATAATATCTTTTGGATGGGCAAGGGAGAAATACCTTCCCATAAAAATAGCGCCTGTCATATTAGAACAAGCTGCACTGGGATATGTGAAGAGTGATATTGTGGAGAATTTCCTCAATTACATGCCTGAACATGAGCGTGTGGTGTTTGAAACCTGGAGATCGGACTTTAAGAGTGTCGACCAAGAAGATCTTATGGAAATCTTGGACAACCACAGTTGCAGACGGCTCCCAACAGAAATCAATGCAAATGACATCATCCACGAGCTTGCACATAAAACGCTGGTTCAAGAGCCAGCCTATGTCATCGAACAATGGACAAAATCACTTTGCACATCtgggtgcaactttcatgatctCACAACAATGTATGAAGCACTGACACCAACTGTGAGAAAGATTGTTAAGTCCCTCGCATTCCCTGATGTATTGAATATTCAAGAGAAGGCAGTTCAAAAGTTCCTAACCAGTTACTTAAGAAATGCCGATACACAACATCTGTGTTGGTTCCTCAGATTCTGCACAGGATCAGATCTGTTCCTGGAGAAGAACATTATCATAAGCTTTTCCAAAGTGGAAGGTTTTCAGAGAAGACCGGTTGCCCATACATGTGGCTGCGTGCTTGAATTGTCAATCCATTATGACAGCCTACCTGACTTTAGTGCGGAGATGAACAGAGTCCTGGAGTCCAATGTATGGGTAATGGACATAGTTTAA
- the LOC130915124 gene encoding uncharacterized protein LOC130915124, which translates to MDTIEDLFRRGFTNSEILVVLEESHHIKLSLRTLERMLRKKKLWRRRNKTDEMEVANFIEHQLQTSGKQHGYRWMHQKCWLSGIITDRETVRQLMRLMDGHGVDLRARNRLRRRAYVSRGPNYVWHIDGYDKLKPYGICISGCIDGFSRKIMWLEAYKTNNNPHVIAGYFIDAVAENNGYPEKVRLDHGTENVHVAEMQRFLHSGESGSASMECVSVGPSTGNQRIERWWCTLRGEWTQFWMDHFDQLRADGFFFDSYIDKSLIQFCFQNTIQEELNEVVSAWNNHRIRSTNNPRAPAGRPSIMYAVPNLYGAQNFLRPVDLNKVQLCQEDCCFKDYPCDEDVFHLCLEFMTEHNLAMPDDVYGITDLYLRLRQMITDGLAE; encoded by the exons ATGGACACCATAGAAGACCTCTTTCGGCGTGGATTCACAAACAGTGAAATATTAGTTGTTTTGGAGGAATCTCACCACATAAAATTGAGCCTCCGGACCTTGGAGAGGATGTTGAGGAAGAAAAAGTTGTGGAGGAGAAGAAATAAGACTGATGAAATGGAAGTGGCGAACTTTATAGAACACCAGTTGCAAACATCTGGAAAGCAACACGGCTACAGATGGATGCACCAAAAATGTTGGCTATCTGGGATTATTACGGACAGAGAAACTGTGCGCCAATTGATGCGACTGATGGATGGTCATGGGGTAGATCTGCGCGCGCGCAACCGTTTGAGAAGGCGTGCATATGTGAGTCGTGGGCCAAACTATGTTTGGCATATAGATGGGTACGACAAATTAAAGCCATATGGTATATGTATTAGTGGTTGTATAGACGGCTTCTCAAGGAAAATTATGTGGCTTGAAGCatataaaacaaacaataaccCCCATGTGATCGCGGGCTATTTTATTGATGCAGTTGCTGAGAACAATGGATATCCCGAAAAAGTTAGGTTAGATCATGGAACAGAGAATGTCCACGTAGCAGAAATGCAAAGGTTTCTGCACAGCGGCGAAAGTGGGAGCGCCAGTATGGAGTGTGTCAGTGTAGGGCCAAGCACAGGCAATCAACGAATTGAACGTTGGTGGTGCACATTGAGAGGTGAATGGACACAATTCTGGATGGACCATTTTGATCAGCTGAGAGCAGATGGATTCTTTTTCGACAGCTACATCGATAAATCACTGATCCAGTTTTGCTTCCAGAACACCATACAG GAGGAGCTTAATGAAGTTGTATCCGCTTGGAACAACCACCGCATAAGGTCAACCAACAATCCCCGAGCTCCAGCTGGTCGCCCTTCCATAATGTATGCAGTGCCAAACCTTTATGGAGCTCAGAATTTCCTACGGCCAGTTGATCTGAACAAAGTACAGTTATGCCAAGAGGACTGCTGCTTTAAGGACTATCCATGTGATGAGGATGTGTTTCACTTATGTTTGGAATTTATGACTGAGCACAACCTGGCAATGCCTGATGATGTATATGGAATCACTGACCTTTACTTGAGACTTCGTCAGATGATCACTGATGGGCTGGCGGAATAA